In Rhodospirillales bacterium, a single window of DNA contains:
- a CDS encoding alpha/beta hydrolase gives MSSPLALPAASSGLMSWRPSSGNPDPKSPAAAVDLIRIANAVDDTDALCRAVVAEATGRLSAFVTGIRAYRAHGYQRRPSETSTIWASGSSHLLDYGGTGRPVLLVPSLINRAYILDLRPGASFCAWLRDNDLRPLLLDWGDPGADEHPFDLEAYISARLAPALAAAAAVAEAPVPVLGYCMGGLLALAGALAAPEMVASLALLATPWDFHADRAGQTGILATVAALPHAPGTPPLPVDIIQTLFASLQPMLIEAKFRRFALMDPESAEAEAFVALEDWLNDGVALAAPTARDCLVGWYRDNDPAEGRWRVGGETVDPARLACPAFIALPTRDRIVPPASASALAKAIPHVEVIEPRAGHIGMMVGRHAEGALWEPLGAWLNDV, from the coding sequence ATGAGTTCGCCGCTCGCCTTGCCCGCTGCGAGCAGCGGCTTGATGTCCTGGAGGCCAAGTTCAGGAAACCCTGACCCAAAGAGCCCGGCGGCCGCCGTGGACCTGATCCGGATCGCGAATGCTGTGGACGATACTGACGCGCTCTGCCGCGCTGTTGTTGCGGAAGCGACCGGGCGGCTCTCCGCGTTCGTCACCGGTATCCGCGCCTATCGCGCGCATGGCTACCAACGTCGGCCCTCCGAGACGTCGACGATCTGGGCCAGCGGGTCGAGCCACCTGCTTGATTATGGCGGCACTGGACGCCCCGTGCTGCTTGTGCCCTCGCTCATCAACCGCGCCTATATCCTCGACCTCAGGCCGGGCGCCAGTTTCTGTGCCTGGCTCAGGGACAACGATCTGCGCCCCCTCCTGCTGGATTGGGGCGATCCCGGTGCGGATGAACATCCCTTCGATCTCGAGGCCTACATATCAGCCCGCCTCGCACCGGCACTTGCGGCTGCGGCCGCGGTGGCGGAAGCGCCCGTACCCGTGCTGGGCTACTGCATGGGCGGGCTGCTCGCGCTCGCCGGCGCGCTTGCCGCGCCCGAGATGGTGGCAAGCCTGGCGTTGCTCGCGACACCATGGGACTTCCATGCCGATCGCGCGGGACAGACTGGCATCCTCGCAACGGTCGCCGCGCTCCCCCATGCGCCCGGCACGCCGCCACTGCCGGTCGACATCATCCAGACGCTGTTTGCCTCGCTCCAGCCCATGCTGATCGAAGCCAAGTTCCGCCGTTTCGCATTGATGGACCCGGAGAGCGCAGAAGCCGAAGCGTTCGTCGCCTTGGAGGACTGGCTCAACGACGGCGTTGCGCTTGCCGCACCGACCGCGCGCGACTGCCTGGTAGGCTGGTATCGCGATAACGACCCCGCCGAGGGCCGCTGGCGCGTCGGGGGTGAAACCGTCGATCCCGCCCGGCTGGCGTGCCCAGCGTTCATCGCCCTGCCGACCCGGGACCGGATCGTGCCGCCGGCCTCTGCCTCAGCCTTGGCCAAAGCCATCCCCCATGTCGAAGTGATCGAACCGCGTGCCGGACATATCGGCATGATGGTCGGGCGCCACGCCGAAGGTGCGCTGTGGGAGCCTTTGGGCGCCTGGCTCAACGATGTCTGA
- a CDS encoding GNAT family N-acetyltransferase, translated as MSERTLATDRLELWIAQHETRGYGKWKILTKDGRLAGRAGVFDEEELDAVELGFTIHPEFQGRGFATEIASAIAAWTFAHFPIARLVAFSHPDNISRQRVLKKIGMTFTHKGGMDDRPWRFYESNTPPSFALAQ; from the coding sequence ATGTCTGAACGGACCCTTGCAACCGACCGTCTGGAGCTCTGGATCGCGCAACACGAAACCCGGGGCTACGGCAAGTGGAAGATCCTCACCAAGGACGGCCGGCTCGCCGGCCGCGCCGGTGTGTTCGATGAGGAGGAACTGGACGCTGTCGAGCTCGGCTTCACGATCCACCCGGAGTTTCAGGGTCGGGGCTTCGCCACCGAAATTGCATCCGCCATCGCCGCCTGGACCTTCGCCCATTTCCCGATCGCCCGCCTCGTCGCCTTCTCCCACCCAGACAACATATCCAGACAGCGCGTGCTGAAAAAGATCGGCATGACCTTCACCCACAAAGGCGGGATGGACGACCGGCCATGGCGGTTCTACGAGTCCAACACACCACCGTCCTTCGCACTCGCACAATGA
- a CDS encoding acetyl-CoA C-acetyltransferase: protein MTEIVIASAARTPVGSFNGGLSSLAAHKLGEVAITGAMERAGVDPSEVDEVVMGQILQAGEGQNPARQASIGAGIPVESPAWSLNQLCGSGLRAVAVGYQQIMQGDANIVIAGGQESMSQAPHCVHMRNGTKMGPAPMIDTMIVDGLWDAFNGYHMGNTAENVAKQWQITRDEQDIFAVTSQNRAEAAQKAGKFKDEIVPVTIKGRKGNTVVEDDEYIRYGADLESLAKLRPAFDRENGTVTAGNASGINDGAAATVLMTAEEAAKRGITPMARIVSWAHAGVDPSIMGTGPIPASRKALEKAGWTVGDLDLIEANEAFAAQACAVNKDLGLDPEKVNVNGGAIAIGHPIGASGARVLNTLLFEMQKREAKRGIATLCIGGGMGVAMCVER from the coding sequence ATGACCGAGATTGTGATCGCCAGTGCGGCGCGTACCCCCGTGGGATCCTTCAACGGTGGTCTTTCGAGCCTTGCGGCCCACAAGCTGGGCGAAGTCGCCATCACGGGCGCCATGGAGCGCGCCGGGGTCGATCCGAGCGAGGTCGACGAGGTCGTCATGGGCCAGATCCTGCAGGCGGGGGAAGGCCAGAACCCGGCCCGCCAAGCCTCGATCGGCGCTGGTATCCCTGTCGAGAGCCCGGCCTGGTCGCTCAACCAGCTCTGCGGTTCGGGTCTTCGCGCCGTCGCCGTGGGTTACCAGCAGATCATGCAGGGCGATGCAAACATCGTCATCGCCGGCGGCCAAGAGAGCATGAGCCAGGCGCCGCACTGTGTGCATATGCGCAACGGCACCAAGATGGGCCCGGCCCCGATGATCGACACCATGATCGTCGACGGCCTGTGGGACGCCTTCAACGGTTACCACATGGGCAACACCGCCGAAAACGTCGCCAAGCAGTGGCAGATCACCCGCGACGAGCAGGATATCTTCGCGGTCACCAGTCAGAACCGCGCCGAGGCCGCCCAGAAGGCCGGCAAGTTCAAGGACGAGATCGTTCCGGTCACAATCAAGGGCCGCAAGGGCAACACCGTCGTCGAGGACGACGAATACATCCGCTATGGTGCGGATCTCGAAAGCCTCGCCAAGCTGCGCCCGGCCTTCGACCGCGAGAACGGCACGGTGACCGCCGGCAACGCCTCGGGCATCAACGACGGCGCCGCGGCGACCGTGCTGATGACCGCTGAGGAAGCCGCCAAGCGCGGCATCACGCCGATGGCCCGGATCGTCTCTTGGGCGCATGCCGGCGTCGATCCCTCGATCATGGGCACGGGCCCGATCCCCGCGTCCCGCAAGGCGCTCGAGAAGGCCGGCTGGACAGTCGGCGATCTCGACCTGATCGAAGCCAACGAGGCCTTCGCCGCGCAGGCCTGCGCGGTCAACAAGGACCTCGGCCTCGACCCGGAGAAGGTCAACGTGAACGGCGGCGCCATCGCCATCGGTCACCCGATCGGCGCCTCGGGTGCGCGTGTGCTCAACACCCTGTTGTTCGAGATGCAGAAGCGCGAAGCCAAGCGCGGCATTGCCACGCTCTGCATCGGCGGTGGAATGGGTGTCGCCATGTGCGTGGAGCGCTGA